From a region of the Geothrix sp. 21YS21S-2 genome:
- a CDS encoding HD-GYP domain-containing protein produces the protein MIKKVKKQDLRLGMFIHDLNCGWMEHSFLRNSFMLRKEADLEKIAKSGITEVYIDTQKGIDVLEDVEAPSQEAVEQIIEEKILHSPVATAPGAEVRTTHQEELVFAKQITKEANKVIHSILEDVRMGKRIQVERVEPVINQITDSILRNPGTLVSLCRIREGDTYTFQHSVSVATLLISFCRAMELPPEIIHEAGVGGMLHDIGKMRVPDHILNKPGKLTDAEFTIMKNHVNLGLEVLHKTPGISETVFQIAGEHHEKFCGTGYPLRKKGLDISLLGRMAAIVDVYDAITSNRVYHKGMEPPLALKKIYEWSDPGATTEPHMDEELVQHFIHALGIYPVGSLVQLESQRLAVVLEQSTEGLLSPKLRVMYDCVKRSKIDPFDLDMAAPENGMDAIVGNEDPEDWKVNPYDYLDIPKV, from the coding sequence ATGATCAAGAAGGTGAAGAAGCAGGACCTCAGACTGGGAATGTTCATCCACGACCTCAACTGCGGCTGGATGGAGCACTCCTTCCTGAGGAACAGCTTCATGCTCCGCAAGGAGGCCGATCTGGAGAAGATCGCCAAGAGCGGCATCACCGAGGTCTACATCGACACCCAGAAGGGCATCGACGTCCTGGAGGATGTGGAGGCGCCCAGCCAGGAAGCGGTGGAGCAGATCATCGAGGAGAAGATCCTCCACTCCCCCGTGGCCACCGCCCCGGGCGCCGAGGTCAGGACCACCCACCAGGAGGAGCTGGTCTTCGCCAAGCAGATCACCAAGGAGGCCAACAAGGTCATCCACTCCATCCTGGAGGACGTGCGCATGGGCAAGCGCATCCAGGTGGAGCGGGTGGAGCCGGTGATCAACCAGATCACCGATTCCATCCTGCGCAATCCCGGCACGCTGGTGAGCCTCTGCCGCATCCGCGAGGGCGACACCTACACGTTCCAGCACTCGGTGAGCGTGGCCACCCTGCTCATCTCCTTCTGCCGGGCCATGGAACTGCCGCCGGAGATCATCCACGAGGCCGGCGTGGGCGGAATGCTCCACGACATCGGCAAGATGCGGGTCCCCGACCACATCCTGAACAAGCCCGGCAAGCTCACCGACGCCGAGTTCACCATCATGAAGAACCATGTGAACCTGGGCCTGGAGGTGCTGCACAAGACCCCGGGCATCTCCGAGACGGTGTTCCAGATCGCCGGCGAGCACCACGAGAAGTTCTGCGGCACAGGCTACCCCCTGCGCAAGAAGGGCCTCGACATCTCGCTCCTCGGGCGCATGGCCGCCATCGTGGACGTGTACGACGCCATCACCTCCAACCGGGTCTACCACAAGGGCATGGAACCTCCCCTGGCCCTCAAGAAGATCTACGAGTGGAGCGACCCCGGCGCCACCACGGAGCCGCACATGGACGAGGAGCTGGTCCAGCACTTCATCCACGCACTCGGCATCTACCCCGTGGGCTCCCTGGTGCAGCTGGAGAGCCAGCGCCTGGCGGTGGTCCTGGAACAGAGCACGGAGGGCCTGCTCAGCCCGAAGCTCCGGGTGATGTACGACTGCGTGAAGCGCTCCAAGATCGACCCCTTCGATCTGGACATGGCCGCGCCGGAGAACGGCATGGACGCCATCGTCGGCAACGAGGATCCGGAGGACTGGAAGGTCAACCCCTACGATTACCTGGACATCCCCAAGGTCTAA
- a CDS encoding D-isomer specific 2-hydroxyacid dehydrogenase family protein: MKILIADAFDATLPKRLEALGEVSSDMADLGGAHVLLIRSKTTVNPELIGKAPNLKLVIRGGVGLDNVDKEACKAKGIKVMNTAAASSVSVAEMAMAFMVAIPARLIEAHMAMKEGKFPKNELKRTELFKKTLGLIGAGAIATEVAKRAAGFGMKVIAYDPFLSTHAFAELKTLDEVLAQSDFLSFHTPLTDQTRGMFNAETIAKMKDGVIIINTGRGKVVVEKDLAAALESGKVRAYGTDVWPSDPPPADCPLLTAKNVFMAPHIGGSSKENLGRIGDIVVETLSTFKI, translated from the coding sequence ATGAAGATCCTCATCGCGGACGCGTTCGACGCGACGCTGCCCAAGCGCCTTGAAGCCCTCGGCGAAGTTTCCAGCGACATGGCGGACCTGGGCGGCGCCCATGTCCTCCTCATCCGTTCCAAGACCACCGTCAACCCCGAGCTCATCGGGAAGGCCCCCAACCTCAAGCTCGTCATCCGGGGCGGCGTGGGCCTGGACAACGTGGACAAGGAGGCCTGCAAGGCCAAGGGAATCAAGGTCATGAACACCGCGGCCGCCTCCAGCGTGTCCGTGGCGGAAATGGCCATGGCCTTCATGGTCGCCATCCCGGCCCGCCTCATCGAGGCCCACATGGCCATGAAGGAAGGCAAGTTCCCCAAGAACGAACTGAAGCGCACCGAACTCTTCAAGAAGACCCTGGGCCTCATCGGCGCCGGCGCCATCGCCACCGAAGTCGCCAAGCGCGCGGCGGGCTTCGGCATGAAGGTCATCGCCTACGATCCCTTCCTCTCCACCCACGCCTTCGCCGAGCTGAAGACCCTGGACGAGGTGCTCGCCCAGTCCGACTTCCTCAGCTTCCACACGCCGCTCACCGACCAGACCCGGGGCATGTTCAACGCCGAGACCATCGCCAAGATGAAGGACGGCGTGATCATCATCAACACCGGCCGGGGCAAGGTCGTGGTGGAGAAGGACCTGGCCGCGGCCCTCGAGTCCGGCAAGGTGCGCGCCTACGGCACCGACGTGTGGCCCAGCGATCCCCCGCCCGCGGACTGCCCCCTGCTCACGGCCAAGAACGTGTTCATGGCCCCGCACATCGGCGGCAGCAGCAAGGAGAACCTCGGCCGCATCGGGGACATCGTCGTCGAGACCCTTTCCACGTTCAAGATCTAG
- the serC gene encoding 3-phosphoserine/phosphohydroxythreonine transaminase, producing MTNRTINFYAGPAGLPLPALERAKEELLDFAGTGMSVMEVSHRSKEYDAVHEEALALTRELMGIPANYKVILLQGGAHLSFGMIPLNYLRGNHKADYINTGNWAEKAYKEAKLVGGEERVRLAGSTKAENYARLPKKSELTIHPDSLFVHFTSNNTVEGTQWQEFPETGGIPYVCDMSSDIMWRPFDVSKFGMIYAGAQKNLGPSGVTLHIVSDEFLAKAEAQDLPSYLRYKLHAEKNSLYNTPPTFGIYILRNVLAYNKSIGGLKAIEANNRKKGELLYGCIDRHAGFFKPFVTEKADRSLMNVDFFLPTEELTDAFVKEAKKNNMVGLKGYRDVGGIRASTYNAVTVENVQTLVQFMDEFVKKNG from the coding sequence ATGACCAACCGCACCATCAACTTCTACGCCGGTCCCGCCGGCCTGCCCCTGCCCGCCCTGGAAAGGGCCAAGGAGGAGCTCCTGGACTTCGCCGGCACCGGCATGTCCGTCATGGAGGTCAGCCACCGCTCCAAGGAGTACGACGCCGTCCACGAGGAGGCCCTGGCGCTGACCCGCGAGCTCATGGGCATCCCCGCCAACTACAAGGTCATCCTGCTCCAGGGCGGCGCCCACCTCTCCTTCGGCATGATCCCCCTCAACTACCTGCGCGGGAACCACAAGGCCGACTACATCAACACCGGCAACTGGGCCGAGAAGGCCTACAAGGAGGCCAAGCTCGTCGGCGGCGAAGAGCGCGTGCGCCTCGCCGGCTCCACCAAGGCCGAGAACTACGCCCGCCTCCCGAAGAAGTCCGAGCTCACCATCCACCCCGACTCCCTCTTCGTGCACTTCACTTCGAACAACACCGTCGAAGGCACCCAGTGGCAGGAATTCCCCGAGACCGGCGGGATCCCCTACGTCTGCGACATGTCCTCCGACATCATGTGGCGCCCGTTCGACGTGTCGAAGTTCGGCATGATCTACGCCGGCGCGCAGAAGAACCTCGGACCCTCCGGCGTCACCCTCCACATCGTCTCCGACGAGTTCCTGGCCAAGGCCGAGGCCCAGGACCTGCCCAGCTACCTGCGCTACAAGCTCCACGCCGAGAAGAACAGCCTCTACAACACCCCGCCCACCTTCGGCATCTACATCCTGCGCAACGTGCTGGCCTACAACAAGTCCATCGGCGGCCTCAAGGCCATCGAGGCCAACAACCGCAAGAAGGGCGAGCTCCTCTACGGCTGCATCGACAGGCACGCCGGCTTCTTCAAGCCCTTCGTGACCGAGAAGGCCGACCGGTCCCTGATGAACGTCGACTTCTTCCTCCCCACCGAGGAGCTCACCGACGCCTTCGTCAAGGAAGCCAAGAAGAACAACATGGTCGGCCTCAAGGGCTACCGCGACGTGGGCGGCATCCGCGCCTCCACCTACAACGCCGTGACCGTCGAGAACGTCCAGACCCTCGTCCAGTTCATGGACGAGTTCGTCAAGAAGAACGGCTGA
- a CDS encoding tetratricopeptide repeat protein, producing the protein MHHENPNPLGRWLIGLAMAAVCVPALLALAGRGPGPQAVLVLLGLALASAGAGAVLWNRPGAAEEDPANRLELAIRRVLARFRGSRDEVWYRWGLAASHRGTAVAFLEEAARLGHPEAHFELGLFYEEGGMGQAGREVAARHYRSAAEAGHAEASFRLAELLRWGIGPSRDPGAAQRWYLRSANDGFRPAMDWLSRAYEFGEDLPEDLEMAVYWTMKARAAEPVGLRISHFARTRRFGPRASGEITRGWDATIEAIATADPDRGQACFRMGMSFLGGTGGKPRDPEAAKRWLQRAAEAGHVEAMAELGELLAPSGDARAWFQRAGAAGHQGAQIRLGQLEVPD; encoded by the coding sequence ATGCATCACGAGAACCCCAACCCCCTGGGACGCTGGCTCATCGGCCTCGCGATGGCGGCCGTGTGCGTCCCGGCGCTGCTGGCCCTGGCGGGGCGCGGGCCCGGGCCCCAGGCGGTCCTCGTCCTGCTGGGCCTCGCCCTGGCGTCGGCCGGGGCGGGGGCGGTCCTCTGGAACCGCCCCGGCGCGGCGGAGGAGGACCCCGCGAACCGGCTGGAGCTCGCCATCCGGCGGGTGCTGGCGAGGTTCCGCGGATCCCGGGACGAGGTGTGGTACCGCTGGGGTCTCGCGGCCTCCCACCGCGGAACCGCGGTGGCCTTCCTGGAAGAGGCGGCCCGCCTGGGCCACCCGGAGGCGCATTTCGAGCTGGGTCTCTTCTACGAGGAGGGCGGCATGGGCCAGGCCGGGCGGGAGGTGGCGGCGAGGCACTACCGTTCCGCGGCGGAGGCGGGGCACGCGGAGGCCTCCTTCCGCCTGGCCGAACTGTTGCGCTGGGGCATCGGCCCGTCCCGCGACCCCGGGGCCGCGCAGCGGTGGTACCTCCGCAGCGCCAACGACGGGTTCCGGCCCGCCATGGACTGGCTCTCCCGGGCCTACGAATTCGGCGAGGACCTGCCGGAGGATCTGGAAATGGCTGTGTACTGGACCATGAAGGCCCGCGCCGCCGAGCCCGTCGGGCTGCGGATCAGCCACTTCGCGAGGACCCGCCGGTTCGGTCCCCGCGCCAGCGGGGAGATCACCCGGGGATGGGACGCCACCATCGAGGCCATCGCCACCGCCGATCCGGACCGGGGCCAGGCCTGCTTCAGGATGGGCATGAGCTTTCTCGGCGGCACCGGCGGCAAGCCGCGGGACCCGGAGGCCGCGAAGAGGTGGCTCCAGAGGGCCGCGGAGGCCGGCCACGTGGAGGCCATGGCCGAGCTGGGCGAGCTGCTGGCTCCCTCCGGGGACGCCAGGGCCTGGTTCCAGCGGGCCGGCGCGGCGGGGCACCAGGGAGCCCAGATCCGCCTCGGGCAACTCGAGGTGCCGGACTAG
- a CDS encoding helix-hairpin-helix domain-containing protein — MKAVLLSCLLSLLPLFGGKPKAPPEPVDLNSATATELMQLPRVGARTAARILDYRKTHGPFQKPEEIMNIKGIGEKAFLRLRPHIRTADVP, encoded by the coding sequence ATGAAAGCCGTCCTCCTCTCCTGCCTCCTCTCCCTTCTGCCGCTCTTCGGCGGCAAGCCCAAGGCGCCCCCGGAACCCGTCGACCTGAACTCCGCCACGGCCACCGAGCTCATGCAGCTCCCCCGGGTGGGGGCCCGGACCGCGGCCCGGATCCTGGACTACCGGAAGACCCACGGCCCCTTCCAGAAGCCCGAGGAGATCATGAACATCAAGGGCATCGGCGAGAAGGCCTTCCTCCGCCTCCGGCCCCACATCCGCACGGCGGACGTGCCGTGA
- a CDS encoding prepilin-type N-terminal cleavage/methylation domain-containing protein: MRERGHTLLEALLVLGLLSILAAGGSLALDHRGPSLALLAAELRGALDQAFLLARARGSDVRLALGGPGGDVAPVLLPHGVRWGLPRTGVPFPPGMDPPRKAHLTGAAHPFVTITPQGTATAGAWFLTDGRDALCMRLSGRGDVHLQRWRRDLRTWSGAFPSPGAP; encoded by the coding sequence GTGAGGGAGCGGGGCCACACCCTCCTGGAGGCCCTGCTTGTCCTAGGCCTCCTGTCGATCCTGGCGGCCGGGGGAAGCCTCGCGCTGGACCACCGGGGGCCGTCCCTGGCCCTTCTGGCGGCGGAGCTGCGGGGCGCGCTGGACCAGGCCTTCCTCCTGGCCCGGGCCCGCGGAAGCGACGTGCGGCTGGCCCTGGGGGGCCCGGGCGGCGACGTGGCGCCGGTGCTCCTGCCCCACGGCGTGAGGTGGGGCCTTCCCCGCACCGGCGTGCCGTTCCCTCCGGGCATGGACCCGCCCCGCAAGGCCCACCTCACCGGCGCCGCGCATCCGTTCGTCACCATCACCCCGCAGGGCACCGCCACCGCCGGAGCCTGGTTCCTCACGGACGGCCGGGACGCCCTGTGCATGCGGCTCTCCGGCCGGGGCGACGTGCACCTGCAGCGCTGGCGACGGGACCTGCGGACCTGGAGCGGGGCGTTCCCCTCACCGGGTGCCCCGTGA